A genomic segment from bacterium encodes:
- the avd gene encoding diversity-generating retroelement protein Avd → MDSFDIPLFKKTYDLYKEFYACLKGFPKQDKYSLGEKCNLILIEILGYLLEISSLDKLKRVTYLERVSVKLNLFRVYVRLAKDIGVLENKKYILIQEMVNEIGRMLGGWIRSSKTH, encoded by the coding sequence ATGGATAGTTTTGATATTCCGCTATTTAAAAAAACCTACGATTTATATAAAGAATTTTATGCTTGTTTGAAAGGTTTTCCCAAGCAAGACAAGTATTCTTTAGGCGAGAAATGCAATTTGATTTTGATTGAGATATTGGGCTATTTGTTGGAAATAAGCAGTTTGGATAAGCTCAAAAGAGTAACATACTTAGAAAGAGTTAGTGTTAAGCTCAATCTTTTTAGGGTTTATGTCCGCTTGGCTAAAGATATTGGTGTTTTAGAGAATAAAAAATATATTTTAATTCAGGAAATGGTTAATGAGATAGGGCGGATGTTAGGCGGTTGGATCCGCTCGTCAAAAACTCATTGA
- a CDS encoding reverse transcriptase domain-containing protein yields MKIYQNIYEQIISAENLFLAWAEFKKDKQKRKDVMQFEYRLEKNILGLCQELKNQTYKHSPYSNFYITDPKPRHIHKALVRDRVVHHSVFNILNPVFEKTFIFNSYSCRKNKGTHKGINQLHKILRKISQNNHKPCFILKCDIKKFFQSVNHGILLNIIDRKIYDEKALALIKEIVESFKPGLPIGNLTSQLFANIYLNNLDQYIKHHLKIPFYIRYTDDFVIIYNDLEKLKQWLSQIQEFLNVNLKLRLHPNKVILRKYHQGTDFLGYVQFPHYCILRPRTERRIMKRIQQGVSEQSLNSYLGVLSHANSYKLSEKIKNLFWFNKKENPS; encoded by the coding sequence ATGAAAATTTATCAAAATATATACGAACAAATAATCTCTGCCGAAAATTTGTTTCTAGCTTGGGCAGAATTCAAAAAAGATAAACAAAAAAGAAAAGACGTTATGCAATTTGAATACAGGCTGGAAAAAAATATTTTAGGCTTGTGCCAAGAACTAAAAAATCAAACATATAAGCATAGTCCTTATAGTAATTTTTATATAACCGACCCCAAACCCAGGCACATTCACAAAGCATTGGTTAGAGACAGAGTGGTGCACCATTCAGTTTTTAATATCCTTAATCCTGTTTTTGAAAAAACTTTTATCTTTAATTCTTATTCCTGCAGAAAAAACAAAGGCACTCACAAGGGCATAAACCAATTACACAAAATTTTAAGAAAAATAAGCCAAAACAATCATAAACCATGCTTTATATTAAAATGCGATATTAAAAAATTCTTTCAATCAGTTAATCACGGTATTTTGTTAAATATTATTGATCGAAAAATATACGATGAAAAAGCATTGGCCTTAATTAAAGAAATTGTAGAGAGTTTTAAACCCGGGTTGCCCATAGGCAACCTAACCAGCCAATTATTTGCCAATATTTATTTAAATAATCTGGACCAATATATAAAGCACCATTTAAAAATTCCCTTTTATATAAGATATACCGATGATTTTGTGATTATTTATAACGATTTGGAAAAACTAAAACAGTGGCTTAGCCAGATTCAGGAATTTTTAAATGTAAACCTAAAACTACGTCTGCATCCCAATAAAGTTATTCTGCGCAAATATCATCAAGGAACTGATTTTTTGGGCTATGTGCAATTTCCCCATTATTGTATTTTGCGCCCTAGAACCGAAAGAAGAATAATGAAAAGGATACAGCAGGGAGTTTCTGAACAATCGCTAAATTCATATCTAGGTGTGCTTTCTCATGCTAATAGTTATAAATTATCGGAAAAAATCAAAAACTTGTTTTGGTTTAATAAAAAAGAAAACCCGTCTTGA
- the recO gene encoding DNA repair protein RecO, translating into MKSIEGIILKNTPRREADAVFTLYTKEFGLMELQAKSVRKYTGKLRHGLDMFNHAEVFFVPSKHIPIITDFKIKDSHLILKNDLYCLKLAHFATQIIFRIFEPGMGEEKIWQQTANFFSILNNKYATREGLKESAYLWCYHILDSNGLNPRAPDFKLADSTILRTKIKDMFLNNFGVTIDL; encoded by the coding sequence ATGAAATCTATAGAAGGCATTATTTTAAAAAACACACCTCGCCGTGAAGCTGATGCGGTTTTTACACTTTATACCAAAGAGTTTGGCTTAATGGAACTGCAGGCTAAAAGTGTGCGCAAATATACCGGCAAACTTAGGCATGGCCTAGATATGTTTAATCATGCCGAAGTTTTTTTTGTGCCATCAAAACATATACCGATAATTACAGATTTTAAAATTAAGGATTCGCATTTAATTTTAAAGAATGATTTATACTGCCTAAAGTTGGCGCATTTTGCTACGCAAATTATATTTAGAATCTTTGAACCAGGTATGGGCGAAGAAAAAATTTGGCAACAAACCGCAAACTTCTTTTCTATTTTAAATAATAAATATGCTACTAGAGAAGGCTTAAAGGAGTCGGCTTATTTATGGTGTTATCATATTTTAGATTCCAATGGCTTAAACCCCAGAGCACCAGATTTTAAATTAGCTGATTCCACTATTCTTAGAACAAAGATAAAAGATATGTTTTTAAATAATTTTGGGGTTACTATTGACTTATAG